In Gammaproteobacteria bacterium (ex Lamellibrachia satsuma), a single genomic region encodes these proteins:
- a CDS encoding penicillin-binding protein 1A: MKLLSRLIKISLFLFIGLFLLGLGGIGAAYLYLEPDLPSTDILQDVKLQVPLHVYSRDHKLIAEFGEKRREPLKYDEIPERMIQAFLAAEDDRFFEHPGVDYQGILRAAGQLLLTGKRRQGGSTITMQVARNFFLSNKKTFTRKLNEIFLALKIERELSKEEILELYLNKIYLGHRSYGVGAASLVYYGRPVGKLELSEIAMIAGLPKAPSRYNPVTNPSRALVRRDYVLGRMLTLDVISRADHDAAKATPVTATLHRAMSEVEAPYIAEMVRAEAVRRFGNTAYTDGYTIHTTIDSRLQESANAGVRQALHAYDKRHGYRGAEAHFDLGETPDPALMDKLLREQKIVPDLQGAVVLSTDGQNAGLYLGPEQQITLTWQGLSWARQFKDPDHQGPEPKTAADILQAGDLIRIHRETPKEGEPYWRLAQIPKAAGALVSVDPDNGAILALVGGYDFYLSKFNRITQAKRQPGSGFKAFIYSAALEAGYTPASLINDAPVVFDDPALEASWRPENYSGKFFGPTRLRYALTKSRNLVSIRLLRAMGIKPTLEYVTRFGFDKGKLPRDLSLALGSGAIAPLQMAEGYSVLANGGYHIEPFFIVRIDDDHRETIFQANPLQVCEEPPPSAAPEEPTETAEVAAEPTVEAEIRCAEQVITPQNHYLMSSMMRDVVQRGTARKARALGRKDIAGKTGTTNDQRDAWFNGFNRNLVAIAWVGFDDFQPLGRGEVGGRAALPAWIHFMRTGLEDTEEVPLEMPEGMVTMRIDEKTGKPVNAGHKGAIFEVFREKYAPEIPKQENGASSLPETENLDAPAPEEDPF, translated from the coding sequence ATGAAGTTGTTGTCCCGACTCATAAAAATCTCTTTATTCCTGTTCATTGGGCTCTTTTTGCTCGGTTTGGGCGGCATTGGTGCCGCCTATCTCTACCTGGAACCCGACCTGCCATCCACCGATATTCTGCAGGATGTCAAACTCCAGGTTCCCTTGCACGTCTACAGTCGCGATCACAAGCTGATCGCCGAATTTGGCGAAAAACGCCGGGAGCCCCTCAAATACGACGAGATTCCCGAACGCATGATACAGGCCTTTCTCGCCGCCGAGGATGACCGATTTTTCGAACATCCCGGCGTCGACTATCAAGGCATCCTTCGTGCCGCCGGCCAACTGCTGCTTACCGGCAAACGCCGCCAGGGCGGCAGTACCATCACCATGCAGGTGGCGAGAAACTTCTTTCTCAGTAACAAAAAAACCTTCACACGCAAACTCAACGAAATCTTTCTTGCACTGAAGATCGAACGCGAACTCAGCAAAGAGGAGATACTGGAACTCTACCTCAACAAGATCTATCTCGGGCACCGTTCCTACGGTGTTGGTGCCGCCTCTTTAGTCTATTACGGCAGGCCGGTAGGAAAACTTGAGCTTTCTGAGATCGCAATGATCGCGGGCCTGCCAAAAGCCCCCTCCCGCTACAATCCTGTGACCAATCCGAGCCGCGCCCTGGTACGCCGAGATTACGTCCTGGGACGGATGCTGACGCTGGATGTTATCTCCCGCGCCGACCACGATGCCGCTAAAGCCACCCCTGTGACTGCGACCCTGCATCGGGCCATGAGTGAGGTCGAGGCGCCCTATATCGCCGAGATGGTGCGCGCAGAAGCGGTCAGGCGATTCGGCAACACCGCCTACACTGATGGCTATACCATCCATACCACCATCGACAGCCGACTGCAGGAGAGCGCCAATGCAGGCGTTCGCCAGGCACTGCATGCCTACGACAAGCGGCACGGCTACCGTGGTGCCGAGGCACATTTCGACCTGGGGGAAACCCCAGACCCAGCGCTCATGGACAAACTTCTCAGGGAGCAGAAGATTGTTCCAGATCTGCAGGGAGCCGTGGTGCTTAGCACCGATGGGCAAAACGCCGGGCTCTACCTGGGGCCTGAGCAGCAGATTACACTGACTTGGCAGGGCCTCTCCTGGGCCCGGCAGTTCAAGGACCCGGATCACCAGGGCCCTGAACCCAAAACCGCCGCCGATATTCTCCAAGCGGGAGATCTGATCAGAATCCACCGCGAAACACCAAAAGAGGGCGAACCCTACTGGCGCCTGGCGCAGATCCCCAAGGCAGCCGGAGCGCTGGTCTCGGTCGATCCTGACAACGGTGCCATTCTTGCGCTGGTCGGTGGCTACGACTTCTACCTCAGCAAGTTCAACCGCATCACCCAGGCCAAGCGTCAACCCGGCTCCGGCTTCAAGGCCTTCATCTACTCCGCCGCCCTGGAAGCCGGATACACGCCCGCCAGCCTGATCAACGACGCACCGGTGGTATTCGATGACCCGGCGCTGGAGGCATCCTGGCGTCCTGAGAACTACAGCGGCAAATTTTTCGGTCCCACCCGTCTGCGCTACGCCCTGACAAAATCCCGTAACCTGGTCTCCATTCGCCTCCTGCGGGCGATGGGCATCAAGCCAACCCTGGAGTATGTCACCCGTTTCGGTTTCGACAAGGGTAAACTGCCCCGCGATCTCTCACTGGCACTTGGCAGCGGCGCAATCGCCCCGCTACAGATGGCGGAGGGTTATTCAGTGCTGGCCAATGGTGGCTACCACATCGAGCCCTTCTTCATCGTTCGTATCGACGACGACCACCGCGAGACCATCTTTCAGGCCAACCCGCTGCAGGTTTGCGAAGAGCCGCCACCCTCCGCTGCGCCGGAAGAACCCACTGAAACAGCTGAAGTGGCTGCAGAGCCAACCGTCGAAGCGGAGATCCGCTGCGCAGAGCAAGTCATCACGCCACAAAACCACTACCTGATGAGCTCCATGATGCGCGACGTGGTCCAGCGTGGCACCGCCCGCAAGGCCCGCGCGCTCGGCCGCAAGGACATCGCGGGTAAAACCGGCACCACCAACGATCAGCGTGACGCCTGGTTCAACGGCTTCAACCGCAACCTGGTAGCCATCGCCTGGGTCGGATTCGATGATTTTCAGCCTCTTGGCAGAGGCGAAGTCGGGGGACGCGCCGCCCTGCCCGCCTGGATCCATTTCATGCGCACCGGACTGGAGGACACTGAAGAAGTGCCTCTGGAGATGCCTGAGGGCATGGTGACCATGCGCATCGACGAAAAGACCGGCAAGCCGGTGAACGCCGGTCACAAGGGTGCAATCTTTGAGGTCTTTCGCGAGAAATACGCCCCTGAGATCCCCAAGCAGGAGAACGGGGCATCCAGCCTTCCGGAAACGGAGAATCTGGATGCCCCCGCCCCGGAAGAGGATCCTTTCTAA
- a CDS encoding pilus assembly protein PilM, translating to MFFFGRKNPPLIGIDISSTTIKLLELSKNVGRTGAMYRVEAYGVEPLPPNAVVEKNIADVDAVGEAIRAVVNRSGTRAKQVAVAVSGSAVITKVISMPSALSDQDMESQIQLEADQYIPYPLEEVNIDFEVLGPSDKNPELVDVLLAASRSENVDDRVAAMELAGLNAAIVDVEAYAMENACTQLVDQLPERGVDQTIAVADIGATTTTLNVLHNNKIIYTREQNFGGRQLTEEIQRRYGLSLEEAGMAKRQGGLPDNYVPEVLEPFKEAMVQQVSRSLQFFFSSSAFSSVEHIVLAGGSSSIPGVDELTEEKLGTPASVANPFANMSVSSKVKPQALSADAPALMIACGLALRSFD from the coding sequence ATGTTTTTCTTCGGACGAAAAAATCCGCCCCTGATAGGCATAGACATCAGTTCGACAACGATCAAGCTGCTTGAGTTGTCGAAGAATGTCGGGCGCACAGGTGCGATGTATCGGGTGGAAGCCTATGGCGTGGAGCCACTGCCACCGAATGCGGTGGTGGAAAAGAATATCGCTGATGTCGATGCGGTAGGGGAAGCTATCCGGGCAGTGGTCAATCGCTCGGGCACCCGTGCCAAACAGGTCGCGGTTGCGGTTTCCGGCTCTGCAGTAATCACCAAGGTCATCTCCATGCCGTCCGCCCTGTCGGACCAGGATATGGAGAGCCAGATCCAGCTTGAGGCGGACCAATATATCCCCTACCCACTGGAAGAGGTGAATATAGACTTTGAGGTGCTGGGTCCTTCCGACAAGAACCCCGAGCTGGTCGATGTTCTGCTCGCAGCCTCTCGAAGCGAGAATGTGGATGACCGGGTCGCGGCGATGGAGCTGGCAGGACTGAATGCCGCAATCGTCGACGTTGAGGCCTATGCGATGGAGAACGCCTGCACCCAGCTGGTGGACCAGTTGCCGGAGCGGGGCGTCGACCAGACCATTGCGGTGGCGGATATCGGGGCCACCACCACTACCCTCAATGTCTTGCACAACAACAAGATCATCTACACCCGTGAACAGAATTTTGGTGGCCGTCAGCTGACCGAGGAGATCCAGCGTCGCTATGGACTCTCTCTCGAAGAGGCAGGTATGGCCAAGCGGCAGGGCGGCCTGCCGGATAATTATGTGCCGGAAGTGCTGGAGCCGTTCAAAGAGGCGATGGTCCAGCAGGTCAGTCGCTCCCTGCAGTTTTTCTTCTCCTCCAGCGCCTTCAGCAGTGTTGAACACATCGTGTTGGCAGGGGGGAGTTCCTCCATCCCTGGAGTCGACGAGTTGACCGAAGAGAAGTTGGGTACGCCGGCGTCTGTGGCGAATCCCTTCGCCAATATGTCGGTGTCATCCAAAGTGAAACCACAGGCACTGAGTGCCGATGCACCGGCGTTGATGATTGCATGCGGTCTGGCCTTGAGGAGCTTTGACTGA
- a CDS encoding type 4a pilus biogenesis protein PilO — MNLQDLNELDFNNIGVWPGPVKFVLMLIVCALVGVGGYYLDTEKQFKQLERVEMKEVELRRTFQEKQAKAANLDAYKKQLEEMKQSFGAMLRQLPNKTEVAELLVDVSQTGLASGLEFELFKPQGEVPREFYAELPIKLTVTGQYHEFGDFISGLAALPRIVTIHDINISPKKSKRGKSDGLVLQATAKTYRYLDEEGEQ, encoded by the coding sequence GTGAATCTGCAGGATCTGAACGAACTCGATTTTAACAACATCGGCGTCTGGCCGGGACCGGTTAAGTTTGTGCTGATGCTCATTGTCTGCGCGCTGGTTGGTGTTGGTGGTTACTACCTGGATACAGAAAAGCAGTTTAAGCAACTCGAAAGAGTGGAGATGAAAGAGGTTGAATTACGCAGAACCTTTCAGGAGAAACAGGCAAAAGCCGCCAATCTGGATGCGTATAAGAAGCAGTTGGAAGAGATGAAGCAGTCGTTTGGCGCCATGCTTCGGCAACTGCCCAACAAGACAGAAGTGGCCGAGCTGCTGGTTGATGTTTCCCAAACAGGTTTGGCCTCCGGTCTTGAATTTGAGTTGTTCAAACCACAGGGAGAAGTCCCCAGAGAATTTTATGCGGAGCTGCCGATAAAGCTGACCGTCACTGGTCAGTATCATGAGTTTGGCGATTTTATCAGCGGTCTTGCCGCACTTCCGCGCATTGTCACCATTCACGATATCAATATCAGTCCGAAAAAATCCAAGCGTGGCAAAAGCGATGGACTGGTGTTGCAGGCGACTGCCAAGACCTATCGCTACCTGGATGAGGAGGGTGAGCAATGA
- a CDS encoding sigma 54-interacting transcriptional regulator — protein MAVAGSVIGAVTFASFRTERPWADGVVQQLRLVGEIFSNALSRKQADESLQKAFLEIQTLQQQLQVENVYLREEVKGEHNVDGIIGQSEVLKSVLFRAEQVASSDTTVLLLGETGVGKELVARAIHQWSPRKARPLVKVNCASLPANLIESELFGHEKGAFTGAEAKRAGRFEVADGGTLFLDEIGELPLELQSKLLRVLQDGEFERLGSSRTIPVNVRVITATNRELEEEVRSGRFRKDLYYRLQVFPITVPPLRERREDIPLLVGAFVEKLAHKSGKSIDTVPTRAMEALQRYPWPGNVRELQNVIERAVINTQGPRLRLMDTLGVPEVSPCPRTLAESEACCIVRALEVTHWKIEGESGAAKALGVPPSTLRKRMQKHGIHRPPKP, from the coding sequence CTGGCGGTGGCCGGTTCCGTTATCGGAGCGGTCACCTTTGCTTCCTTTCGCACAGAGCGCCCCTGGGCCGACGGGGTGGTTCAACAATTGCGGCTGGTAGGGGAGATATTTTCCAATGCACTAAGCCGCAAGCAGGCCGACGAGTCGCTGCAGAAGGCGTTTTTGGAGATCCAGACGCTCCAGCAGCAACTCCAGGTGGAAAACGTCTATCTGCGTGAAGAGGTCAAGGGAGAGCACAACGTCGACGGGATCATCGGCCAAAGTGAGGTCCTCAAGTCCGTCCTCTTCCGGGCGGAGCAAGTCGCCTCCTCCGACACGACCGTCCTGCTGCTCGGTGAGACCGGGGTAGGCAAGGAGCTTGTCGCCCGGGCCATTCACCAGTGGAGTCCCCGCAAAGCCCGGCCCCTGGTCAAAGTGAACTGCGCGTCCTTGCCGGCGAACCTGATCGAAAGCGAACTCTTTGGTCACGAAAAAGGCGCTTTTACCGGGGCCGAAGCCAAACGGGCGGGGCGGTTCGAAGTGGCCGACGGCGGAACCCTGTTTCTGGACGAGATCGGCGAGCTGCCACTGGAACTCCAGAGCAAGCTGCTGCGGGTGCTCCAGGACGGTGAGTTCGAGCGGCTGGGCAGTTCACGGACGATCCCGGTGAACGTCCGGGTCATCACCGCGACCAATCGAGAGCTGGAGGAAGAGGTTCGCAGCGGCCGGTTTCGGAAAGATCTCTACTACCGGTTGCAGGTGTTTCCGATCACCGTGCCGCCACTCAGGGAGCGTCGGGAGGACATCCCCCTGCTGGTGGGCGCCTTTGTCGAGAAGCTTGCCCACAAATCGGGCAAATCCATTGACACCGTACCGACCAGAGCGATGGAGGCCCTGCAACGCTACCCCTGGCCCGGCAACGTCCGCGAGCTGCAGAACGTGATCGAACGGGCGGTGATCAACACCCAAGGTCCCCGTCTTCGCCTGATGGACACGCTGGGTGTACCCGAGGTGTCCCCCTGTCCCCGGACCCTCGCCGAGTCCGAAGCCTGCTGCATCGTCAGGGCGCTCGAAGTGACCCACTGGAAGATCGAGGGGGAAAGCGGGGCCGCCAAGGCCTTGGGTGTCCCTCCCAGTACCCTACGAAAACGCATGCAAAAACACGGTATTCACCGCCCGCCAAAACCCTGA
- a CDS encoding pilus assembly protein PilP — protein MSRISKVLWMLACVLPVLFVVGCAKPQINDLKKFVAKEKAASPSQIEPIPEIRQIETFLYDHQDRRDPFAPSSEQPSAERTVVDSGIAPDFNRRKEELESYSLDTLRMVGTLEQNEIAWALVQTREGTIHRVRSGNHMGRNYGRITQISEEKIGLTEIVQDGLGGYRERPASLALTE, from the coding sequence ATGAGTCGCATCAGTAAAGTGCTCTGGATGCTCGCCTGTGTGCTGCCGGTGCTGTTTGTCGTGGGTTGTGCCAAGCCACAGATCAATGATCTGAAGAAGTTTGTGGCGAAAGAGAAAGCGGCAAGCCCGTCGCAGATTGAGCCGATTCCAGAGATCCGCCAGATCGAGACTTTTCTCTACGATCATCAAGACAGGCGCGATCCCTTTGCACCCTCTTCGGAGCAGCCGTCTGCAGAGCGAACCGTCGTTGATAGCGGGATAGCTCCCGATTTCAATCGGCGCAAAGAGGAGCTTGAATCCTACTCTCTCGATACCCTTCGAATGGTTGGTACCCTGGAGCAGAATGAGATTGCCTGGGCCTTGGTGCAGACGAGGGAGGGCACTATTCACAGGGTGCGTAGTGGTAACCACATGGGCCGTAATTACGGGCGGATAACACAAATTTCGGAAGAGAAGATCGGCTTGACCGAAATTGTGCAGGATGGGTTGGGCGGCTATCGTGAACGCCCGGCATCGCTTGCGTTGACAGAATAG
- a CDS encoding IS3 family transposase (programmed frameshift), producing MKERKKYSKEFKLDAVSLVLEQEYTRREAANSLGINAQMLGRWVKEHQAEDGQAFRGNGKLSSEQEEIRKLKAQVKRLEMEKEILKKGNGILCSRNEVKYSFITQHKNAYPISLQCQVLGVSRNGYYQYQRGLGNRPDRIHQEMLEWVEDIAKSSDYTYGSRRMKKALNVLGYPVSRNKARKLMREANVQARQRRKYKVTTNSNHQQSVFNNLLKREFAVAQPDHVYAADVTYVWTQEGWLYLAVVIDLYSRKVVGWSMSSRMKAKLVCDALQMAIWRRRPKGGLIHHSDRGSQYASKAFRRLLKAHDINGSMSRKGDCWDNAVVESFFGSLKQERVHWRSYQTRYEAQQDILEYISMFYNSTRLHSYLDYMSPNDFEQQMMAQKKAA from the exons ATGAAAGAACGAAAGAAATATTCGAAGGAATTCAAGCTAGACGCGGTCAGTCTGGTTCTTGAGCAGGAATATACTCGAAGGGAAGCAGCAAACAGTCTGGGCATCAATGCCCAAATGCTGGGGCGCTGGGTGAAAGAACATCAGGCAGAAGATGGGCAGGCATTTCGAGGCAATGGCAAGTTGAGTTCTGAACAGGAAGAAATCAGGAAGCTCAAGGCTCAGGTTAAACGCCTTGAGATGGAGAAAGAAATCTTAAAAAAAG GCAACGGTATTCTTTGCAGCAGAAACGAAGTGAAATATTCGTTCATCACCCAGCATAAGAATGCCTATCCAATCAGCTTGCAATGTCAGGTTTTGGGTGTGAGTCGTAATGGTTACTACCAGTATCAAAGGGGCTTGGGTAACAGGCCAGACCGAATACATCAGGAGATGCTGGAGTGGGTTGAGGATATCGCCAAGAGTTCAGACTACACTTATGGCAGTCGCAGAATGAAAAAAGCCTTGAATGTCCTGGGCTATCCGGTGAGTCGGAATAAGGCAAGGAAGTTAATGCGTGAAGCCAATGTACAGGCGCGTCAGCGCAGGAAATATAAGGTTACGACAAACAGTAACCACCAGCAGTCGGTTTTTAACAACCTGCTCAAGCGAGAGTTTGCTGTGGCCCAGCCCGATCATGTCTATGCGGCGGACGTGACTTATGTATGGACCCAGGAAGGCTGGTTATACCTGGCGGTAGTGATAGACCTGTATTCACGTAAAGTGGTCGGCTGGAGCATGAGTTCCCGGATGAAGGCAAAGCTGGTCTGTGATGCATTGCAAATGGCGATCTGGCGACGTCGACCGAAGGGCGGATTGATTCACCACTCAGATCGTGGTTCTCAATATGCCAGCAAGGCTTTTCGGCGGTTACTCAAAGCCCATGATATCAATGGCAGTATGAGCAGGAAGGGTGACTGCTGGGATAATGCTGTAGTGGAAAGCTTCTTTGGCAGCCTCAAGCAGGAACGGGTGCATTGGAGAAGCTACCAGACACGTTACGAAGCCCAGCAGGACATATTGGAATATATTTCCATGTTTTATAATAGTACGCGGCTGCATTCATACCTGGATTATATGAGTCCGAATGATTTTGAGCAGCAAATGATGGCGCAGAAAAAAGCGGCTTAA
- a CDS encoding PilN domain-containing protein yields MARINLLPWREAERTKRKREFGFMILGGVIVTIAAIFFMHMHMESLISAQNRRNAYLQQEIDVVKQQIREIRNLGKTKAGLLARMDIIQQLQSSRPQIVHLFDELVATLPDGVHLTSVKQSGALVSVAGRAQSNARVSAYMRNIERSEWLGNPRLDVIENKEATGTGMSHFKLTAKQLASGGEATP; encoded by the coding sequence ATGGCGCGTATTAATCTTCTGCCATGGCGCGAAGCCGAACGCACAAAGCGCAAACGCGAATTTGGTTTTATGATTCTCGGCGGAGTCATTGTCACTATCGCCGCCATCTTCTTCATGCACATGCATATGGAGAGCCTGATCTCGGCGCAGAATCGCCGCAATGCCTATCTGCAGCAGGAGATCGATGTGGTCAAGCAGCAGATCAGAGAGATCAGGAATCTGGGCAAGACCAAAGCCGGCCTGTTGGCGCGCATGGATATCATTCAGCAGTTGCAGAGCAGCCGTCCCCAGATCGTGCATCTGTTCGATGAACTTGTTGCCACGCTGCCCGATGGCGTCCATTTAACGAGCGTTAAACAAAGTGGGGCGTTGGTGTCGGTAGCGGGACGGGCTCAGTCGAACGCCCGGGTTTCTGCTTATATGCGCAACATTGAACGTTCGGAATGGCTGGGTAATCCCCGTCTCGATGTTATCGAGAACAAGGAGGCCACCGGTACCGGGATGAGTCACTTCAAACTCACTGCGAAGCAGCTTGCGAGTGGCGGGGAGGCGACGCCGTGA
- a CDS encoding glutamate synthase subunit beta translates to MQDLHGFLRCPREEAAKEQPKVRIRHWGEYVDVMPENQAARQANRCMDCGTPYCHHYCPVHNIIPEWNTLVESRDWRHAYDQLDTTNSFPEITGRLCPAPCENACTLSLAQFPVTIKNIELAIAERAWSSGWVQPQPSENKRDQRVSVIGSGPAGLACAQQLARAGYMVTVFEKADRIGGLLRYGIPDFRLDKRIVDRRLQQLEAEGVSFRTGVHVGVSMAVPELQQSSDAMVLACGSAQPREVVVPGRELRGIHYALDFLSQQNRRVAGDEIAPASEIDARDQSVVVIGGGDTGSDCLGTAIRQGAKVVTQVQYHDRPSKDADVLEHWPQPVPQAGETDTEAEGAERIWGWDTCSFEGSGGGINRVSMQRLLWIQQADGSWSKQPLPNQQQQMSAGLVLLAMGYAHPVHAGLLEYLRVAFDHRGNVAADEQDYQTSVRGVFACGDVRRGQSLVVWAIREGRQCARAVDIWLSGSSDLPGI, encoded by the coding sequence ATGCAAGATCTCCATGGTTTTCTGCGGTGCCCGCGGGAGGAGGCGGCCAAAGAGCAACCCAAGGTCCGTATTCGCCACTGGGGTGAATATGTCGATGTCATGCCTGAAAATCAGGCAGCAAGACAGGCTAACCGTTGCATGGATTGCGGCACACCTTACTGCCACCACTACTGCCCGGTGCATAACATCATCCCCGAGTGGAACACGTTGGTGGAGAGCCGGGACTGGCGCCATGCCTACGATCAGTTGGATACGACCAACAGCTTTCCTGAGATCACCGGGCGTCTCTGCCCCGCCCCCTGTGAAAACGCCTGTACCCTCAGTCTCGCCCAATTCCCGGTCACGATAAAAAATATTGAGCTGGCGATTGCAGAGCGCGCCTGGTCGTCCGGTTGGGTGCAGCCGCAGCCCAGCGAAAATAAGCGGGATCAACGGGTGTCGGTCATCGGCTCAGGCCCTGCGGGCTTGGCCTGTGCCCAGCAGTTGGCGCGTGCGGGTTACATGGTGACGGTCTTTGAAAAGGCAGATCGCATCGGCGGTCTGTTGCGCTACGGCATCCCCGATTTCCGGCTCGACAAGCGGATCGTGGATCGTCGTTTGCAACAGCTCGAAGCCGAGGGTGTCTCTTTCCGCACGGGGGTCCATGTTGGCGTTTCGATGGCTGTGCCGGAGCTGCAGCAGTCGTCGGATGCAATGGTATTGGCTTGTGGTTCGGCTCAACCTCGCGAGGTGGTTGTTCCTGGTCGTGAGTTGCGGGGTATTCACTATGCTCTCGACTTTCTCTCACAGCAGAACCGGCGGGTTGCGGGGGATGAAATAGCCCCGGCATCTGAGATTGACGCCAGAGACCAGTCGGTGGTGGTGATTGGTGGTGGAGATACCGGCAGCGATTGTCTGGGTACGGCAATTCGGCAGGGGGCGAAAGTGGTGACTCAGGTGCAGTACCATGACCGCCCTTCAAAAGATGCGGATGTGCTGGAGCACTGGCCGCAACCGGTGCCGCAAGCGGGCGAAACGGATACAGAGGCAGAGGGTGCGGAGCGTATCTGGGGTTGGGATACCTGCAGTTTTGAGGGGAGTGGCGGTGGTATAAACCGTGTATCGATGCAGCGTCTGTTGTGGATTCAACAGGCGGATGGCAGTTGGTCGAAGCAGCCGCTTCCAAATCAGCAGCAACAGATGTCGGCCGGACTTGTATTGCTGGCGATGGGGTATGCCCATCCCGTGCATGCGGGGCTGCTGGAGTATTTAAGGGTCGCATTCGATCACCGTGGTAACGTGGCTGCGGATGAGCAGGACTATCAGACCAGTGTCAGGGGGGTGTTCGCCTGCGGTGATGTGCGCCGGGGACAGTCTTTAGTGGTGTGGGCGATCCGCGAAGGGCGGCAGTGTGCGCGGGCGGTGGATATCTGGCTTTCGGGATCGAGTGATCTGCCGGGCATATGA